The Archocentrus centrarchus isolate MPI-CPG fArcCen1 chromosome 1, fArcCen1, whole genome shotgun sequence genome includes the window tgtgtgtgtgtgtgtgtgtgctcgtgcGCGCGTGTGCACACGAGCGCAGACCTTTGCTGAAGAACCCACAAGGGGCGGGAAAGGGAAAGTAATTACAGATGATATAAGACCAAAGAGAGGAAATTGATTAAAGAAAATGGGTGACCAGGAAATAAGCGGGGATCTTTGTTTCCCCTTCAATTAAACTGAAATGTCTCAGTGGTCTCTCTCTTTGAGCTTCAGATGGTGGAGCTGGACTGTGGGGAAAGcaggcagagtgtgtgtgtgtgtgtgggtaggtggaggggggggggactcTCAGGGGAGGAGGGCTTGCAGAGGTGatgctgatggatggatggtcttgCAGCACTCTCTGTAGGGAGCAAATATCCTTGATGCGTCACTGTACTCACCATATTCACCATGATGACATTCTGTCTGCTCAGTTcatgtttatgtatatattatgcAACAATAACAGTCATCTCAGGATTCTGTATTTTAAGGTTAAAAACTCTGTAATATTGGAGCCCCTGACACTCGGATGTCCGGTTGCCTGCACTCTGCGAGCTCACACAAGCTCACACACTTGATCAAAAGGCTGCACAGACAGAAGCtactgtcatgtttttttaGGCTGTAAAAGTatcttctttttaattaaagtataTTTGATTCCACTGAGTTAAAATAGTCATGTGCAGCTTTATAAACATATAagaaccccacccccaccccccacccccaatttGACTTTATGCTCAGCCAAACCTTTGGGCCACTTTCTCATGTACTGTTACTTCTCTGTTACTTGCTTGGCAAATGCGAGTATACAGTATTAATAGTTTTACAAGGCCAAGGGAGAAATAACAGTGAGGggaggtggtgtgtgtgtgtgtgtgtgtgtgtgtgtgtgtgtgtgtgtgtgtgtgtgtgtgtgtgtgtgggaggggagGTTGGAGGGGAGGGggcaagaaagagaaaacaggtTGTCAGTGTGGTTGAACAGCAAAATAGCATTTTCTCCCTTGGGCTCAGCCTCCACAGATGTTTCATTCAGGCCCCATGGCAGGGCCACTCTAAAAAGTGCTCCAGTCCGACACAATTCAGCCCCTTTGTGCGCTGAAGGAGAGAAGCTCAGCCCACTGTTTACTGCTCATccaccaccccccccacccccccaccccccgttcTCTAACCCCCGTCCTCATGTTAGCAGGCGGAACAATTGGGGAGGGCCTTGCCCAGAGCTGGGGCGGTGTGGCAGGTCAACAGAATGGGCTGTGAATCCTGTGCCTCTGAATCCTCTGGGTGGGTGGTCCagctctctcccctctctgtgtctctcatacacacatacacaaaaacacaccctctcctcttctctctcctctctgcgaTTAGCTCATCCACTAGGCCGGGCCTGATGCTGTTGCCTGGGCTCTGTGATGTGGCAATAGGTGGCCCAGAGAGGAAGCCAGACATGGGTTTTTCTGCAGGATTAGTGGGTCCAGAAAAGACCCAGTCAGCAGGAGGGGCCCGCAGTGGCCCACGTGGAGCCTGCCAGTGACTGGGTGGCAGTTAACGCTAATCCTGCTGCTGATTACCGCTGGCATGGGGAAATAAACAGTAATAAATGAAGCTACAAGGCTGAGCACACATACGCCTTCACATCAATTTTGCCCGCACAAGACAAGCCAGGCTCACGCACTTGTACAACGGCACACACATTCAGAAACATCCAAAAAGTGGCAGCATTACAGAAACTAAATATTGCTTTCATTAGTGGTATGGGTTGACGTTCAATTGTTTGATCTATGAATTTTCTTAAAATAGCAACAAATGCAGTCACAATGTCCTAGAGCCCAAAGAGATCAGGGCTCAGAAATACAAATGTTTCAAAGACATTCATGcaagacaaagaaaagcaacCATTCAAAGTTAAAGTGCAAAATCAATCCTTCAGTTTTCCATTGTACTAATCAACAAATCAACTGGTCTTACCTTTGCTAATTGCCTTCTCACTATCATCAAAAACATCACTGTCAGACCACACCACTAGAATTTCCTGTTACCTCAAAAATGTCTTTATCCCtttgacaaactgcaggagcaACCTAAAAATTTTTTAGATTCATACATTGtgcatggctttttttttgtttgtttcatattttctgCTCTCTACATCATTAAGTTTCCATCAGCAAGAAAGGACTCGCGAATCTCGTGCATTATCCCCTTAGTCACAGCGACATCTAGTGAGCATAAGTGAGAAGTGACAATAATGAACAAACAGTGCAAAATATCctattcagaaacactgagtttCCCCAAAATAACACATACAGCTGTTAAAGCTTCCCGTTACCATGTTTAGCTTGgagaaaacacactgaaatatAGATTCACAGGTCCAAGTACTTaaaagtgtgtatttaagcaAGACATTACGCACACAGTTCTGCTGTTGTTGTCCAGAGCTTTAGATTTATGGTGAATTAATTCAGCAGAGTTTTGTCACACATCTTGTGGTGGTCTGCAATGACAGTCACTTCTGAAGCAACGTGGCAACAAAGTTCCTTCTCGTTTAGTGTTTCAACAACCCTCCTCTTTCAAGTAGTTtggtcagagctgcagcagatcCTCTTTCCTGTACAAGCGTGCAATGCTCTGAAGCATTTATGAAGAAACGCAGCATATGAAAGCACAACCTTTAGACAGGAGGCTTTATAACGCATACAAATAtagatattttatatttttacacattctGCATATGTTGTGTTGCTTTTCCAACTGCTGATGCCATCCAACAAACTCACAATGCCATCAATTTCCTTCTTTATCCTGGGTAAGACTGTTTAtcatttatatatgtgtgtgtctggatgtgagcatgtgtggggtgtgtgtgcggACCATGTTTCAATATTAATTATAGcaaactgtttttaattttaatggattgtgttatagtgatttttttttccacattttcacCTTAATGTTTGTGTCTGACGGTTGTATTTTGAATGATTGTGacttaaaaattaaagtttCACAGGTGCAAATTTTGCTCATTGTGAGTTTCATGCTTTGTGAAATGAACAAAATGAtgaggcacacttaaccagtgGGTATGATGCTTGTCGGGTTTTTGTGTTACCTCTGTTTGTGCAGGTTTGGTTGTGGCAACTGTCAAAGCAAATGAAACAACATTGTGGAACACCACAGATCCAGATCTCCAcaactccaccaccaccaccaccaccaccacttccGTCATCACCAGTATCATCACCAGTATCACCAACGCAAACACCCCAAGCatctatatgaataaaaatgatatCAAGAGCACCCCCGTACCTGCAACAACAGCGCACCCTGGTGAGAGCTATTATCTGAACTGCATTTAAACTAAAGCCTGTAGTCTAAGTGTTGGTGTTGGATTCCCCTAATACAGCCCTGTCAGGGATTTTGACCCTCGCAGCTGGTTCATACAGTTTCTTTTTCTACTTGACATAAAAGTTTTGCTTGGTTTCTTGTGTATTAACAGGTTTCTCTGATTCAGGtaaagaaacttccagcagccACCCAGATGCCAAAACTGAAAAAGCCACATCCACACCCAGTGGTTCTTCTGCAAGCACGAAATCTAACTctaaaacaagtaaaaacaaaatttctTAAATGACCAAAATCAGCATAAATATTCAGAGCCCTCTGCACTCTGATGACTACAATAAAATCTTCATCTGCAGATCAAACAGTTGTTGCAACAATCCAGTTGAAAAGGATCACATGACTTTGCAGTTCTCATTTCGACAGAATTAGTTCACAGCCTCGTCATGCAACTGTTTTCAGCAGCAACCTCGGACAAACCCCTGCACACTAATGGTCAGGGGAACACAGTGGCGCATTCAGATATTTTCTCCAGAAATAAAGCTGGAGGAAAAAGAATTATTAGCTTATTCTTATCAGTCTGCATGAAACACAACTGCAAATGAACATGGCCAAAGTAAACTGAGCAGCTCTGAGTATTTTTTGATTGAATTATGGACAGACTGATATTTTATGATGACTCATTGGCAGATTTTAACAATAACCTATAACAAAGtaacaaacaacaaataaataaataaatgtcttgCATTTCTCACAGCCCCCAAGTCCAGCTCAAAGACAGCCGGCACTGACAAGACTGGTGAGTTAAATGTATATGTGCTCCAGCATGTCCAAAATTATATCTACCTGCAGTGTATTTTATAGAGGTTATAACTGTACTCTCAGTTCTGATATAAACAGTAAAGCTCACCAGTCACTTCATTAAGTACACCTGTTCTACTGCTCATTATTGCAAAGATCTGCCGAGCCAATCAcagggcagcaactcagtgcatttgggAATGTAGACATGAACAAGACAATCTGCTGAGGATTTCAGAAACTGcggatctactgggatttttccccacacaaccatctctggggtttacagagaatggttcaaaaaagaaaaagcatccagtgagtggcagttctctgaatgccttgctgatgccagaggtcagaggagagtgGCCAGGCTGCTTTGAGCCGAGAAGCTGAGGAAgtcagcagtaactcaaataaccaattTATGTTCGGTACAACCAAGTTAGGCAGAAGAACATCTCTAAATGCACAGCAGGTCAAACCTTGGAGCAGCTGGGATGCAAGCAGCAGGAGACCACACAGGGTGCCACCCctgttggaacaggaaactgaggctgcagtttgcacaggctcaccaaaattggaaaaACTGGATTGGAAAAACGctacctggtctgatgagccaCAATTTGTGctgcgacattcagatggtagggtcagaaatGTAGGATAAACAGTGTGAAAGCATGACTCCATCCTGGCTTGTATcaatgtcaatatggaccaaaatctctgaggactgtttccaaaACTTTGTTCAATCCATGCCATGAGGCAGTAAGGCAGTTCTAAAGGGAAAAGGGAGTCCGAGCTGGTGCTCTCAtagtgtaactaatgaagtggccagtgagtgtaggTCTTTGCTTGAAGGTCTGTAGGTCACATTGCATGACCACAGGTTTGCCAAAGGTGCTTCTTTCTAAACGTGAATTGTATTTCCTTCTTCAGGTATCATCATTCTAATCGTGCTCATCATTGTGATTGCTGGTTTTCTAACTGCCTGTTACCTGGTACATAAAAGAAGACGTGTAAGTCAAGAAGCTTTATTTCTGGTACCCAGCAACAAATATTTTGACACACTGGGCTTTATACTGCTTGCTACATATGAAGCTCCATCCAGTCAGATTTATATAAAGACCAGGAGTTGGGGAACAGATACACTTGTTTGGTCCAAAGAGTAAAAAAATGTCCATGTATTTAATATACAGGCATAAAAGTGGTATCATGGTCAAATAACTGCACCTTTTATTGTTCAGTTTAGGCCAGGGATCTGTGTtacgtgtaaaaaaaaattaactaaatAAAGGCACTAATATGCACGCTCCCCTGTGTTCTGAATCTCCTCAGCGCTACTCCGCTGATATCTCTTCCAGACAAGACGAAGTCAATATCCCTCtcagcactgtggagcctgtGGGGACTGCACCTCACAACGGTCAGTCCAACATGAGAGCGTCAACTAAACAGAATGCATCTCTCCCGAACATGTTTCATTATTTGCAAAGGGCTGTTcctttgtaataaataaatcaatatgtttccATCCTCTCTGAATATTTTTCAGGTCTGACAACCTTTGAAAGTACAGAAACTGCTGCAAAAGAGCCAGAAGAGGCAAAGCCTGAAGCCGAAGCTGAAGCACAGGAGGAGCAGAAAGGTACAAAGAAACTTGTGAATTGTGATGAGCAATTTTATGGCTTTTTTCCACATCATTTTAATTtatcacagcaggaaacgccCGCATTTTTCATACACTAGCGCTTTTACTGctatgacatttaaaaaaaaaaaaaatctatcgtGACACCCTCCAGCACCTTccttttttgcatgtgtgtagcTCAGATAAACAGCACGTGTTTAAATTGAAGCGAATCAAATTATTAGTGCGTTAGTGGCCAAAAGTGGTGTGAATGTGTAATGATGATTTGTGTGCCactttccttcctctttcttaagATGTGttaacagaacaaaaaggaaGTACCATTCATGACAGCGCTCTGCATGctttacagggaaaaaaaaaaacacccttagAGGCTGTGAACGTTAAAACAGTGAAATCTGTGTGTTCGTCATTCATACACTGAACTAGAAAAAACGAACTAAATCAAGCAGAGCTGTGAAATATGAAGTGAAGCTGCAAACTTTTTACTTAATGGTTGTCAGTTTGTTTAGAAGGAAAATCTGACGCAGTCCAACTCATACAGCTAGCAAACTTctctaattaaaaacaaacaaacaaaaaaccctaaaaGATGTCCTGCAGTACTTAAGCCCACCACTTGATGGAAATGGGAGCTCAGTTAAGAAACAGGTGTATTtagtccagcagcagcagctgagaccCAAGTGGTCACAGGGTCGaccaagataaataaaaaaaataaagtctgagGTCGAGGAAAGCTGTGGAAGAGAATTCCTGAGCCTTTGCGCAGCAAGTCGGGAAATCAGTTGTAAATTCAAAAGGGTTTTGTTCTTCTGTCAGTTGTTCTCTTGTTGCGCACTTGCTTAttagtgttttgtttctttgatattttctttcctcttcgaATGTATAAAGAGTGTGTGACACAGGCATTCCTGTATTAAGGGAGCATCTTGTAATGGATGGTGCTACTGGTTTCTGTGAAAAGCAGCTGcttttcagccttttttcccGCTCATGTGAAAGTAATAATGAAATTTTGCCTTTTGGGGACTTCACAGTACTCAGGTGGGCAGCCACACTTCTAATCACATAGCCTTGTTTGATGCTATGTCGTCTATGGAAAAATCTCTGTGACAAGAATCTCCTCCAAACCTAATCTACTGCAGCACCTACGAGAAACGCGCTCTACAGGCAGGAGTCATTCGCACTCACAGCCATTTAGGGAACTATAAGACTGCTATTGTGTTGGTTGTGATGGCAAACAGGGTATCTTTAGGGcaggttttttaaaaattttatttatttatttattttattgaacaaaGGAGTCCATAGAATCATTTTAGTATATAGTCAAATTTGGTGGAATTAGGGAACAAACACATGTGTCCTATGGGCTCTGCTTTCAAGCTTTGGAAAGTTAGCCTGCTCACCACATGTTGTAGTTAAAAAAAGGCAGTACAATACGGTactatttctttatattttgctagaaaaaggggaaagcaatttattgaaacatggcAATACAGcatatataaagcaaaaacaatatgtacaattctaacaagcttgaaagtcaataattGGTCACACCAAGTATGGTGCATTTTTATGTGCTTGGATAATTCATATGTCAGTGAGTGGctgaccaaacaaaaaaaaaacaaacattcctctgaaaatgatcaggtacaaggactgggctgaaaatgagtgaaaaagcctCCAGTGTGCCTGTTTTCTTGtatgtcagatgcagtggtgcatGATTTTGTGCAGAGCGGTGCTCAGACACAGATCTAATTCAGTCCCTTAGTAACAGAAAATATTTGATATGATGATGAGCATCTTAAAGCCACAGACTGAGATAAGCAAACGCTATTGTTACTTTTGCAAACTGTATGAGGTATAAATGAGAAATGGACTGACATTTTTATGATACTTATCTTGCTAACCACTCAAAGAACTTTACATACATAGTCATTCAAACAGCATCTGTTCAACACAAACcacagtttcagtttattttggaGTGTTCATTATCACATAGGTAGGATGTACTTCAGCTTTTACTGGAGTATTGTTTAACACAAGTAACTGTACTTCTACTTAGGTAAAGAATGTCTGTGCTTTTGCCACCTCCAAGCTTCACGTGGcgcttcagattagctcaataacagtgtgtagagagcttcatggaatgggtttccatggccgagcagctgcatccaagccttacgtcaccaagcacaatgcaaagcatcagatgcagtggtgtaaagcacactgccactggactctagagcagtggagacgtgttctctggagtgatgaatcatgcttctccatctggcaatccaatggatgagtctgagTTTGGTGGCTGCCAGGacaacagtacttgtctgactgcattgtgccaagtgtaaagtttggtggggggggggattatggtgtggggttgtttttcaggagttgggctcggccccttagttccagtaaaagaaactcttaatgcttcagcataccaagacattttggacaattcgtgaccccaactttgtgggaacagtttggggatggccccttcctgttccaacatgactgtgcaccagtgcacaaagcaaagacCATAaggacatggatgagtgagtttggtgtgaaagAACCTGACtgtcctgcacagagtcctgacctcaacctgatagaacacctttgggatgaattaaagtGGAGaatgtgagccaggccttcttgtccaacatcagtgtctgacctcacaaatgtgcttctgaaagaatggtcaaaaattcccataaacacactcctaaaccttgtggaaagccttcccagaagaattgaagctgttatagctgcaaagggtgggcagacatcatattaaaccctgtggattaagaatgggatgtcactcaagttcaaatGAGTGTGAAAGCAGACAAGTGAATCAATATATTGTGATATAATGTGAGGGTGGTGCCGGACATGTAttaggacagtgagacagtgatGAGGTGTGTGGTAGGAATAAAAGATCCATTTAAGGTGAGGGTTGGGTCACATTACAAAAggggcagctgaaagaagaagttaTTTTACTCTTAATGGGACTATGATttgcaaaatgaacatcatcTTGCACTGAATAAAGTTGAGACTACAATTGCAATTGTTAGGAAAGTTTTTTATTGAGGTCATAAATCAAGAGTGCAGTAGGTTTCTCATTGGATTCCTGTTTCAAACCCAAACAAAATAACAGTAATAGTCTGATTCATGTCAGGAATCCACCTGTGAAACATAGTTTAGTGAAGGATGGAATTAATGCCTCACAAACCAACTTAGTCATGGCAGAATTACATCTTAAAGAACAGtcattttcttccttccttaATCTCTCCTTTCCCTCTCCCTAATACTGGGTCAGATAATGATGGGGTCGCCCTACTTTCCCACAGCCTCCAACAGCTGCATGGCTGTGGCTCATTAGGAACTGGTCACTAATCAGTCGCCTCATTACCAACATGGTGGCCCCCTCAAATGCCTTTGCCCGAGAAATATCCAGCCCGAGGGCAAACCACTTCAGGCTGTATGAGAGGAAATGCTGTAATTATGGGGCAGTTAAATAACAGCAGTTCTGCATTGTTATtcagctgttttaaaaaaaaaaaatgaagaaatgtctCAAGAATATTACACAATTAACTTATTGCAAAAAATTTGACATCCTGCTGAAAGGGTATGACACAAATACTAGGGCTTTGCAGTATTTTCCAAAATGACTCAGTCTGTGTGTTATTTCTACTTATCCACATTGTTTCcatttacattatttttaacagctgttatTTCTGTTGAGAACCACACACAAAAAGCCAAGCTTTCTGCTGTTGTTGTCCTTTACAGCTCAGACTGGATCTGCTGGTGATCCGAGCGCTGAAGGCTGCaactccagctccagctccagacAGCACTGAGGACAAACCAAAGGGGACGTTGCTTGAGCAGAGTCCTCCTGCACCTGTGGAGTCCACTGTGGAGGAGAAAACTGATGATGAAGCTGCCGTCTCCAACAAGACCTCGATGGAGTCCCTGAAGGAGACAATGAGAACAACAACGCTAGCTTCAGTCAGAAAAGAAGTtggtatttaaataattaactATTAACTATTCTGCTGTATGGGTAAATGTGGAGAAGTAGTGATAACAGTGAGTAACAGCTcctttactgtgttcatgtctgAGTTCCAACACAATGCAATGTGCAATGTGTTATTCAACACACGTTCATCTAACTGATTAACAAAAAAGCAGATCTAAATTTCTGGGTATATTGTGTACTCCTTCC containing:
- the LOC115774741 gene encoding probable serine/threonine-protein kinase DDB_G0277071 isoform X1; this encodes MPSNKLTMPSISFFILGLVVATVKANETTLWNTTDPDLHNSTTTTTTTTSVITSIITSITNANTPSIYMNKNDIKSTPVPATTAHPGFSDSGKETSSSHPDAKTEKATSTPSGSSASTKSNSKTTPKSSSKTAGTDKTGIIILIVLIIVIAGFLTACYLVHKRRRRYSADISSRQDEVNIPLSTVEPVGTAPHNGLTTFESTETAAKEPEEAKPEAEAEAQEEQKAQTGSAGDPSAEGCNSSSSSRQH
- the LOC115774741 gene encoding uncharacterized protein LOC115774741 isoform X2 codes for the protein MPSNKLTMPSISFFILGLVVATVKANETTLWNTTDPDLHNSTTTTTTTTSVITSIITSITNANTPSIYMNKNDIKSTPVPATTAHPGKETSSSHPDAKTEKATSTPSGSSASTKSNSKTTPKSSSKTAGTDKTGIIILIVLIIVIAGFLTACYLVHKRRRRYSADISSRQDEVNIPLSTVEPVGTAPHNGLTTFESTETAAKEPEEAKPEAEAEAQEEQKAQTGSAGDPSAEGCNSSSSSRQH